In Rhabdothermincola sediminis, the following are encoded in one genomic region:
- the ftsH gene encoding ATP-dependent zinc metalloprotease FtsH → MRKHLSRPVVVTAIALGAVLAIALVVVLRDGSGPERLDLGAFEAKLADQQVATATIKDRDNVVSGKLTDGTGYKVVYPAEYADELTQRLIEAGIETDADAQSRSVWADVALQLLPVMLLIGVFGYLLLGMQGGRPNFGRARTRRPSRDAPRVTFADVAGADEAVEELREIRDFLENPAKFHAMGATIPKGVLLYGPPGTGKTLLARAVAGEAGVPFFSISGSDFVEMFVGVGASRVRDLFNQARSAAPAIIFVDEIDAVGRHRGAGYGGGHDEREQTLNQLLVEMDGFDAASGVILIAATNRPDILDPALLRPGRFDRQIVVDRPDLEGRRAILGVHTQGKPLAEDVNLDIIARRTPGFTGADLANTVNEAAILSARRGESCITMADLEEAIDRVVAGPERKTRVMSEREKRVIAYHEGGHALVGHVLPNADPIHKVSIIARGRALGWTQALPVEDKNIRSRSELRDELAMLMGGRTAEELIFGDPTTGAMNDIERATQIARAMVTQYGMSDALGPQQLGMRTTEPFLAREHGHEVNYSDAIAAAIDTEVRRLLDEAHDEAREILTLHRATLDRLADALVEQETLGDVELMRIFADLDAPGTEHMLPADGVRGAGSAMGDSLTAAEAEPGPTENPDGGPPRFRDA, encoded by the coding sequence GAAGCATCTGTCCCGCCCCGTCGTGGTGACGGCGATCGCGCTCGGCGCCGTGCTGGCCATCGCGCTGGTCGTCGTCCTTCGTGACGGCTCAGGCCCGGAACGGCTCGATCTGGGTGCGTTCGAGGCCAAGTTGGCGGACCAGCAGGTGGCCACGGCGACGATCAAGGATCGCGACAACGTGGTCTCCGGGAAGCTCACCGACGGCACCGGATACAAGGTCGTCTACCCGGCTGAATACGCGGACGAGCTGACCCAGCGTCTCATCGAGGCGGGCATCGAGACCGACGCCGACGCCCAATCCCGATCGGTGTGGGCCGATGTGGCCCTGCAACTGTTGCCGGTGATGCTGCTCATCGGGGTGTTCGGCTACCTGCTGCTGGGCATGCAGGGTGGGCGGCCCAACTTCGGCCGGGCTCGTACCCGCCGGCCGTCGAGAGACGCGCCTCGGGTCACCTTCGCCGACGTGGCCGGGGCCGACGAAGCCGTCGAGGAGCTCCGGGAGATTCGTGACTTCCTCGAGAACCCTGCCAAGTTTCACGCCATGGGGGCCACCATCCCGAAGGGCGTGCTGCTGTACGGGCCTCCGGGCACGGGCAAGACGCTCCTCGCTCGTGCCGTCGCCGGGGAGGCCGGGGTGCCGTTCTTCTCCATCTCCGGTTCCGACTTCGTGGAGATGTTCGTCGGGGTCGGCGCCAGCCGGGTACGGGACCTGTTCAACCAGGCCAGGAGTGCGGCGCCGGCCATCATCTTCGTCGACGAGATCGACGCGGTCGGTCGCCATCGGGGCGCGGGCTACGGCGGTGGTCACGACGAGCGGGAGCAGACCCTGAACCAGTTGCTGGTCGAGATGGACGGCTTCGACGCCGCCAGCGGGGTCATCCTCATCGCGGCCACGAATCGGCCGGACATCCTCGATCCGGCGCTGCTGCGCCCCGGCCGGTTCGACCGTCAGATCGTGGTCGATCGCCCTGATCTGGAAGGCCGGCGTGCCATCCTCGGGGTACACACGCAGGGCAAGCCCTTGGCGGAGGATGTGAACCTCGACATCATCGCCAGGCGAACCCCCGGGTTCACCGGCGCCGACTTGGCGAACACGGTCAACGAGGCCGCGATCCTCTCCGCCCGCCGGGGGGAGAGCTGCATCACCATGGCCGACCTCGAGGAAGCCATCGATCGGGTGGTGGCAGGCCCGGAGCGCAAGACCCGGGTGATGTCGGAGCGGGAGAAGCGGGTGATCGCCTATCACGAAGGTGGTCACGCGCTGGTCGGCCACGTGCTGCCCAACGCGGATCCGATCCACAAGGTGTCGATCATCGCCCGCGGTCGGGCCCTGGGATGGACCCAGGCCCTGCCGGTCGAGGACAAGAACATCCGGTCCCGCTCGGAGCTGCGTGACGAGCTGGCGATGTTGATGGGAGGCCGCACTGCCGAGGAGCTCATCTTCGGCGACCCCACCACGGGAGCGATGAACGACATCGAGCGGGCGACCCAGATCGCCCGGGCGATGGTCACCCAGTACGGGATGAGCGACGCGCTCGGTCCGCAGCAGCTCGGGATGAGGACCACCGAGCCGTTCCTGGCGCGCGAGCACGGGCACGAGGTGAACTACAGCGACGCGATCGCGGCGGCGATCGACACGGAGGTGCGGCGGCTGCTGGACGAGGCCCATGACGAGGCGCGGGAGATCCTGACGTTGCACCGGGCCACCCTGGACCGGCTGGCTGACGCCCTCGTCGAGCAGGAGACCTTGGGCGATGTCGAGCTCATGCGCATCTTCGCCGATCTCGACGCGCCCGGCACCGAGCACATGCTCCCGGCGGATGGTGTGAGGGGCGCGGGCAGTGCCATGGGCGACAGCCTCACCGCCGCCGAAGCCGAACCTGGCCCGACCGAGAACCCCGATGGGGGCCCACCCCGCTTCCGCGACGCATGA
- the folK gene encoding 2-amino-4-hydroxy-6-hydroxymethyldihydropteridine diphosphokinase, which produces MRVYLGLGSNVGDRWAHLRDAVHSLEGLGPVRVSNVYETDPVGGPSGQGPYLNLVVELDTDASARELLGICHRLESAAGRVRHERWGPRTLDVDILWMEAGPVDEPDLQVPHPRMSERRFVMAPLAELAPDLVPPDWQDRAEGRVSVAGSLWPSRGAGAAPGSPR; this is translated from the coding sequence ATGCGCGTCTACCTGGGGCTCGGCTCGAACGTCGGTGACCGGTGGGCACACCTGCGGGATGCGGTGCACTCGCTGGAGGGGCTCGGTCCTGTGCGGGTCTCGAACGTCTATGAGACGGATCCGGTGGGTGGCCCTTCCGGTCAAGGTCCCTACCTGAACCTGGTCGTGGAGCTCGACACCGACGCCTCTGCCCGAGAACTGCTCGGGATCTGCCATCGCCTCGAGTCCGCTGCCGGCCGGGTGCGCCACGAGCGGTGGGGTCCGCGCACCCTCGACGTCGACATCCTCTGGATGGAGGCCGGTCCGGTCGACGAGCCCGACCTTCAGGTCCCGCACCCGAGGATGTCCGAGCGACGGTTCGTCATGGCACCGTTGGCCGAGCTGGCGCCCGATCTGGTCCCCCCCGACTGGCAGGACCGGGCCGAGGGTCGGGTCAGCGTGGCTGGTTCGCTCTGGCCGTCCCGCGGTGCTGGCGCCGCTCCAGGATCGCCACGGTGA
- the nadB gene encoding L-aspartate oxidase yields the protein MTTEPLDLLVLGSGVAGLSAAVRAAEIHGMRVGVLTKGELHQATTRWAQGGVAAVLHDDPDSTDLHLADTLAAGAGLCDADAVRVLVDEGPGRVHELIALGAMFDRDEHGRLELAREGGHSLPRVVHAGGAATGAEIERALVDAVHRTAAVLHENTFALELLVDGGRCVGIEALGPDGGRYQVRASNVLLATGGAGQLFAVTTNPLEATGDGIAMALRAGVAVADIEFVQFHPTALHHPSMPRPLLSEALRGHGAVLRDANGERFVDELLPRDEVSRAETTRMLEQGVDHLWLDATGLEDFELRFPTIAADLRAAGLDPARDWLPIAPAAHYLCGGVVTDLDGASSLGGLWAAGEVACSGVHGANRLASNSLLEGMVFAFRVVEAIERGKLEAEATGAMRAVLDGDGAPGVIRGRPVDEPSVDAAGGDATELIEPAGVARLRDRLQRRMTELAGVIRTGSSLQAAMKEATAAAAAVPWPAGSPAAAELRNLARLAHAMSFAAMVREESRGAHTRQDFPDRDDQRFRSRLVLRPPVSQAGAA from the coding sequence ATGACGACCGAGCCGCTCGATTTGCTCGTGCTCGGCAGCGGAGTGGCGGGACTCTCCGCCGCGGTCCGCGCCGCGGAGATCCACGGGATGCGCGTGGGTGTGCTCACGAAAGGCGAGCTGCACCAGGCCACCACTCGCTGGGCGCAGGGCGGGGTGGCGGCGGTCCTCCACGACGATCCCGATTCCACCGACCTGCATCTCGCCGACACCCTGGCCGCGGGTGCCGGACTCTGCGATGCCGACGCGGTGAGGGTGCTGGTCGACGAAGGTCCGGGGCGGGTCCACGAGCTGATCGCGCTCGGTGCCATGTTCGACCGGGACGAGCACGGCCGGCTGGAGCTCGCACGTGAGGGCGGTCACAGCCTGCCTCGCGTGGTGCACGCCGGTGGAGCGGCGACGGGTGCCGAGATCGAGCGGGCCTTGGTCGACGCCGTGCACCGCACCGCTGCCGTCCTCCACGAGAACACCTTCGCCCTCGAGTTGCTGGTCGACGGCGGCCGGTGCGTGGGCATCGAGGCCCTCGGCCCCGACGGCGGGCGGTACCAGGTGAGGGCGAGCAACGTACTGCTCGCCACCGGAGGCGCGGGGCAACTGTTCGCCGTCACCACCAATCCGCTCGAGGCGACCGGCGACGGCATCGCCATGGCACTGCGAGCCGGGGTGGCGGTGGCCGACATCGAGTTCGTGCAGTTCCACCCGACGGCGCTGCACCACCCGAGCATGCCGCGCCCGCTCCTGTCGGAGGCGTTGCGCGGGCACGGTGCGGTGCTGCGCGACGCCAACGGCGAGCGCTTCGTCGACGAGCTGTTGCCGCGTGACGAGGTCTCCCGGGCGGAGACGACCCGCATGCTCGAGCAGGGTGTCGATCACCTGTGGCTCGACGCGACCGGCCTCGAGGACTTCGAGCTGCGATTCCCGACCATCGCCGCGGATCTCCGTGCCGCCGGCCTCGATCCGGCCAGGGACTGGTTACCGATCGCCCCGGCCGCGCACTACCTGTGCGGCGGGGTCGTCACCGATCTCGACGGAGCGTCGTCGCTGGGCGGGTTGTGGGCTGCGGGTGAAGTCGCCTGTAGCGGTGTGCACGGTGCGAACCGGCTCGCCAGCAACTCGCTCCTCGAGGGAATGGTGTTCGCGTTCCGGGTGGTCGAGGCGATCGAGCGGGGCAAGCTCGAGGCTGAGGCCACCGGTGCCATGCGGGCGGTGCTCGACGGGGATGGGGCACCTGGGGTGATCCGCGGCCGTCCCGTCGACGAGCCGAGCGTCGACGCGGCCGGTGGAGACGCGACGGAGCTGATCGAACCAGCCGGGGTGGCTCGGCTTCGGGACCGGCTCCAGCGGCGCATGACCGAGCTCGCAGGCGTGATCCGCACCGGCTCGTCCTTGCAGGCGGCGATGAAGGAGGCAACCGCGGCCGCGGCTGCCGTGCCGTGGCCCGCGGGCTCGCCGGCGGCGGCTGAGTTGCGGAACCTCGCCCGCCTCGCGCACGCCATGTCGTTCGCGGCGATGGTCCGTGAGGAGAGCCGGGGGGCTCACACCCGCCAGGACTTCCCCGACCGGGACGACCAGCGGTTCCGCTCGAGGCTCGTCCTCAGGCCGCCGGTGAGCCAGGCTGGTGCAGCATGA
- a CDS encoding cation:proton antiporter regulatory subunit, which produces MTDVNETRLPGVGIRYDFECLGGQRVGVITRHSGRRELIIYDRDDPDAVRSRVELSVDESRTLGELLGGSRINEQLTSLVSEVEGLAIDWLPLAPGFEPRTIGSTEMRQRTGASIIAIIRGDEAIPSPGPDDELRPNDTVVIVGTAEGLAEAARLLGS; this is translated from the coding sequence ATGACCGACGTCAACGAGACCCGCCTGCCCGGTGTGGGCATCCGCTACGACTTCGAGTGCCTCGGCGGCCAACGGGTCGGGGTCATCACCCGCCACTCAGGCCGGCGGGAGCTCATCATCTACGACCGGGACGATCCGGACGCGGTGCGATCGAGGGTCGAGCTCTCCGTCGACGAGAGTCGCACGCTCGGCGAACTGCTCGGTGGCTCGCGCATCAACGAGCAGCTCACGTCGCTCGTGAGCGAGGTCGAGGGTCTGGCCATCGACTGGCTGCCACTCGCTCCGGGCTTCGAGCCTCGAACGATCGGCTCCACCGAGATGCGTCAACGCACCGGCGCCTCGATCATCGCCATCATCCGTGGTGACGAGGCCATCCCCTCGCCGGGGCCTGATGACGAGCTCCGGCCGAACGACACCGTGGTGATCGTGGGAACCGCGGAGGGTCTCGCCGAAGCGGCGCGATTGCTCGGCTCGTGA
- the folP gene encoding dihydropteroate synthase codes for MTGEERVLPLVMGVLNVTPDSFSDGGRWCDPDSAIARGLELVAEGASVVDVGGESTRPGARPVDAPEEIRRVVPVVEALAPVVRVSIDTRKDEVARAAVRAGATLINDVSASLWRTAAELGTGWVAMHMQGSPETMQEAPTYTDVVAEVATFLEQRAAMAARAGVEEIWLDPGFGFGKTMVHNLSLLRHLDRIVAIGLPVLVGLSRKATIGRLHAASDRGEVPTESTAPVPTDDRLEGSIALGVWAMTQGARMIRAHDVLAAVHSAKVVAA; via the coding sequence GTGACCGGCGAGGAGCGTGTCCTGCCACTGGTGATGGGTGTGCTCAACGTGACCCCCGATTCGTTCAGCGACGGTGGGCGCTGGTGCGATCCGGACTCGGCCATCGCTCGCGGCCTCGAGCTGGTGGCCGAGGGCGCGTCGGTGGTGGACGTCGGTGGGGAGTCCACCCGCCCCGGGGCGAGGCCGGTGGACGCGCCGGAAGAGATCCGCCGGGTGGTCCCGGTGGTCGAGGCGCTGGCGCCCGTGGTGCGGGTCTCGATCGACACCCGCAAGGACGAGGTCGCCAGAGCGGCCGTGCGGGCAGGGGCGACGCTGATCAACGACGTCTCCGCCTCCCTGTGGAGGACCGCCGCCGAGCTGGGCACGGGGTGGGTCGCGATGCACATGCAAGGAAGCCCCGAGACGATGCAGGAGGCCCCCACCTACACCGACGTGGTGGCCGAGGTCGCAACCTTCCTGGAGCAGCGCGCCGCGATGGCGGCGAGGGCAGGCGTGGAGGAGATCTGGCTCGATCCCGGCTTCGGCTTCGGTAAGACCATGGTGCACAACCTCTCGCTGCTCCGGCACCTCGACCGGATCGTCGCCATAGGGTTGCCGGTGCTCGTCGGCCTGTCCCGCAAGGCCACCATCGGCCGCCTGCATGCCGCATCCGACCGGGGCGAGGTGCCGACCGAGTCCACCGCGCCGGTTCCCACCGACGATCGCCTCGAGGGCTCCATCGCCCTCGGCGTGTGGGCGATGACCCAGGGGGCACGGATGATCCGGGCCCATGACGTGCTGGCCGCCGTGCACTCGGCGAAAGTCGTGGCAGCATGA
- a CDS encoding cation:proton antiporter: MTAPAALLASATEDNAVVLLELGAVFVGVAVLARVATRLDISAIPLYLLAGLAIGNGGVVSLSAVDDFIAVGAEIGVVMLLLLLGLEYTGDELLENIRAHGRSGVLDAALNFVPGVLAGLWFGWSVTEALFLGGVTYISSSTVIAKTLGDLGRLGNRETPTILSILVIEDLGMAIYLPLIATLVIGGTVTSLTASLAIAVVAVAVALVVAFRYSDLISRVLFSRSDEVLLFSILGLALLIAGLADRLEISAGVGAFLVGIAIGGEAARNAANILSPVRDVFAAVFFVFFTFQIDPASIVTVLPAAAGLALVTAVTKVYTGWWSARQAGIATRGRVRAGTALIARGEFSIIIAGLAVSAGLTTDLGSLAAAYVLILAVAGPLVTRVADPVTVAILERRQHRGTARANQPR; encoded by the coding sequence GTGACCGCTCCGGCTGCCCTCCTCGCGTCAGCGACCGAGGACAACGCGGTCGTTCTCCTCGAACTCGGCGCCGTCTTCGTCGGCGTCGCCGTCCTGGCACGGGTGGCCACCCGCCTCGACATCTCTGCGATTCCCCTCTACCTCCTCGCTGGTCTGGCGATCGGCAACGGCGGCGTCGTCTCCCTGAGCGCGGTCGACGATTTCATCGCGGTCGGAGCCGAGATCGGGGTGGTGATGCTGCTTCTGCTCCTCGGTCTCGAGTACACGGGTGACGAGCTCCTCGAGAACATCCGGGCGCACGGACGATCCGGTGTCCTCGACGCGGCCTTGAACTTCGTCCCGGGCGTGCTCGCAGGGCTGTGGTTCGGCTGGTCGGTGACCGAAGCACTGTTCCTGGGCGGCGTGACCTACATCTCGTCCTCGACGGTGATCGCCAAGACGCTCGGTGATCTGGGTCGGCTCGGCAACCGAGAGACGCCGACGATCCTCTCGATCCTGGTCATCGAGGATCTCGGCATGGCGATCTACCTCCCGCTCATCGCCACGCTGGTCATCGGCGGCACCGTGACATCGCTCACTGCCTCGCTGGCGATCGCGGTGGTGGCGGTGGCCGTCGCCCTCGTGGTGGCGTTCCGCTACAGCGACCTGATCAGCAGGGTGCTGTTCAGCCGCTCCGACGAGGTGCTGCTCTTCAGCATCCTCGGGCTGGCGCTGCTCATCGCGGGGCTGGCCGACCGTCTGGAGATCTCCGCAGGCGTGGGAGCCTTCCTCGTGGGCATCGCGATCGGAGGTGAAGCTGCCCGCAACGCGGCCAACATCCTGTCGCCGGTACGCGACGTGTTCGCTGCCGTGTTCTTCGTCTTCTTCACCTTCCAGATCGATCCCGCGTCGATCGTGACCGTGCTCCCTGCGGCCGCCGGGCTGGCATTGGTCACCGCGGTGACGAAGGTGTACACGGGCTGGTGGAGCGCTCGGCAGGCGGGCATCGCCACCCGAGGGCGGGTGCGCGCCGGCACCGCCCTGATCGCCCGCGGTGAGTTCTCGATCATCATCGCCGGCTTGGCCGTGTCGGCGGGATTGACCACGGACCTCGGTTCGCTCGCCGCCGCCTACGTTCTGATCCTGGCCGTGGCGGGCCCGCTCGTCACCCGCGTCGCTGACCCCGTCACCGTGGCGATCCTGGAGCGGCGCCAGCACCGCGGGACGGCCAGAGCGAACCAGCCACGCTGA
- the panD gene encoding aspartate 1-decarboxylase — protein MRRRMMKSKIHRARVSDANLHYVGSITLDTELMALADIREWEQVQVVDIDNGARFETYAIPGGPGDVCLNGAAARLVQPGDRVIIITYADYDEVELEHFAPKVVHVDAANRPVDEVTAKALAAGEGPGPVRYQEIPAELVSP, from the coding sequence ATGCGCAGGCGCATGATGAAGTCGAAGATCCACCGAGCGCGGGTCAGCGACGCCAACCTCCACTACGTCGGGTCCATCACGCTCGACACCGAGCTCATGGCCCTGGCAGACATCCGGGAGTGGGAACAGGTGCAGGTGGTCGACATCGACAACGGCGCCCGGTTCGAGACCTACGCCATCCCCGGTGGGCCTGGTGACGTGTGCCTGAACGGCGCAGCGGCCCGGCTGGTGCAGCCTGGTGACCGGGTCATCATCATCACCTATGCGGATTACGACGAGGTGGAGCTGGAGCACTTCGCCCCGAAGGTCGTGCACGTCGATGCCGCCAACCGGCCGGTCGACGAAGTGACGGCCAAGGCCTTGGCCGCCGGTGAAGGTCCCGGGCCCGTGCGCTACCAGGAGATCCCCGCCGAGCTCGTCTCGCCCTGA
- the nadC gene encoding carboxylating nicotinate-nucleotide diphosphorylase, translating to MRPECHPPRFAVADAVQRALVEDLTPLGDLTSSLLPADLRASAAFVPRRDGVLAGRSCAEETFRQVDASVEVSWSADDGDQLSAGMPFATVEGRLASILTAERTALNFLGHLSGIATQTRRFVDAVAATGSATKVWDTRKTTPGLRVLEKAAVRAGGGANHRGNLSDWILLKDNHLALMGVSAAVHQARIRWPGRTVHVECDHLEQVEEALAARADALLLDNMTPEQVAECVVAADVHVARLGGRRPLLEVSGGITLDTVASYAVLGVDCISVGGITNSAPVLDIGLDIDQI from the coding sequence ATGAGACCCGAGTGCCACCCACCTCGCTTCGCCGTCGCCGATGCCGTGCAGCGCGCGCTCGTCGAGGATCTCACCCCGCTCGGCGACCTCACCTCCTCGCTCCTGCCTGCGGACCTGCGGGCGTCCGCCGCCTTCGTTCCCCGTCGGGACGGTGTCCTCGCGGGCCGCTCGTGCGCGGAGGAGACGTTCCGCCAGGTCGATGCGAGCGTGGAGGTGTCCTGGAGCGCCGACGACGGCGATCAGCTCAGCGCCGGCATGCCGTTCGCGACCGTGGAAGGACGCCTGGCCTCGATCCTGACGGCGGAGCGCACCGCGCTCAACTTCCTCGGTCACCTCTCGGGAATCGCCACCCAGACCCGGCGCTTCGTCGACGCCGTGGCCGCCACCGGCTCGGCCACCAAGGTCTGGGACACTCGCAAGACCACACCCGGGCTACGGGTGCTCGAGAAAGCGGCGGTCCGCGCCGGCGGCGGCGCCAACCATCGAGGCAACCTCTCGGACTGGATCCTCCTCAAGGACAACCACCTCGCCCTGATGGGGGTCAGCGCTGCCGTCCACCAGGCACGCATCCGCTGGCCCGGCCGCACCGTCCACGTCGAGTGCGACCACCTCGAACAGGTCGAGGAGGCGCTGGCCGCCCGGGCCGACGCGCTGCTCCTCGACAACATGACGCCCGAGCAGGTCGCCGAGTGCGTGGTGGCCGCCGACGTGCACGTGGCCCGGCTCGGTGGCCGCCGGCCGCTGCTCGAGGTCTCCGGCGGCATCACCCTCGACACCGTCGCCAGCTACGCCGTGCTCGGAGTCGACTGCATCTCGGTCGGGGGCATCACCAACTCGGCGCCGGTCCTCGACATCGGCCTCGACATCGACCAGATCTGA
- the panC gene encoding pantoate--beta-alanine ligase, translated as MEVHETIASIRQSLLEQHQAGRSVGFVPTMGYLHDGHLSLMARSRAECDVTVVSIFVNPLQFAPNEDLSTYPRDLDRDLASCRTIGVDAVFAPDVNEMYPEQMLTSVSVAELGSTMEGAARPAHFTGVATVVTKLFNIVGPCRAYFGEKDYQQLAIVRKMARDLDQPVTVVGCPIVREPDGLAMSSRNVYLDEDERAAAPVLHRALQAGAATILAGERSAPAVRHLMAGIVEAEPLAQLDYAEVVDAATLRPVDPLAGPVRLLVAARFGRTRLLDNLGVEVPARG; from the coding sequence GTGGAGGTTCACGAGACCATCGCCTCGATCCGCCAGTCGCTCCTCGAGCAGCACCAGGCCGGGCGCAGCGTCGGGTTCGTGCCGACGATGGGGTACCTGCACGACGGGCACCTGTCACTCATGGCCCGCTCGCGAGCGGAGTGCGACGTGACCGTGGTGAGCATCTTCGTGAACCCACTCCAGTTCGCCCCGAACGAGGATCTGAGCACCTATCCACGTGACCTCGATCGGGATCTCGCCAGCTGCCGGACCATCGGGGTCGACGCGGTGTTCGCACCTGATGTCAACGAGATGTACCCGGAGCAGATGCTCACGTCGGTCTCGGTGGCCGAGCTCGGCTCGACGATGGAGGGTGCTGCCCGCCCGGCGCACTTCACCGGTGTGGCGACGGTGGTCACCAAGCTGTTCAACATCGTCGGGCCGTGCCGCGCCTACTTCGGGGAGAAGGACTACCAGCAGCTCGCCATCGTCCGGAAGATGGCCCGTGACCTGGACCAGCCGGTCACGGTGGTGGGGTGCCCGATCGTGCGTGAACCTGACGGGCTGGCGATGTCGAGCCGCAACGTCTACCTCGATGAGGACGAGCGCGCCGCCGCCCCGGTGCTGCACCGTGCGCTGCAGGCGGGAGCTGCGACCATCCTCGCCGGTGAACGCAGCGCGCCTGCCGTTCGCCATCTGATGGCCGGCATCGTGGAGGCCGAGCCGCTGGCGCAGCTGGACTACGCCGAGGTGGTCGACGCGGCCACCCTGCGACCGGTCGACCCGCTGGCGGGACCGGTGCGCCTGCTCGTGGCCGCCCGGTTTGGCAGGACGCGCCTGTTGGATAATCTTGGGGTCGAGGTCCCCGCCAGGGGGTGA
- the folE gene encoding GTP cyclohydrolase I FolE yields the protein MTEPDVTPPSATTALPAEPVDGPRIERAVREILLAIGEDPDRDGLRDTPARVARLYAEVFAGLREAPDHHLKVVFEADHDEMVMVRDIALTSMCEHHLVPFIGKAHVAYIPNDDGRVTGLSKLARLVDAYAKRPQVQERLTTQIADEIERTLQPKGVLVVIEAEHLCMSMRGVRKPGATTVTSAVRGLFRDNTATRFEAMRFIERG from the coding sequence ATGACCGAGCCCGACGTCACTCCGCCCTCCGCCACCACAGCGCTCCCGGCCGAGCCGGTCGACGGTCCGCGGATCGAGCGCGCGGTGCGCGAGATCCTGCTGGCGATCGGCGAGGATCCCGACCGCGACGGCCTCCGGGACACCCCCGCCCGTGTGGCTCGGCTGTACGCGGAGGTGTTCGCGGGCTTGCGGGAGGCACCCGATCACCATCTCAAGGTGGTGTTCGAGGCCGATCACGACGAGATGGTGATGGTGCGCGACATCGCCCTCACGTCGATGTGCGAGCACCATCTGGTGCCGTTCATCGGCAAGGCGCACGTGGCCTACATCCCCAACGACGATGGCCGGGTCACGGGTCTGTCGAAGCTGGCCCGCTTGGTCGACGCGTACGCCAAGCGACCGCAGGTCCAGGAGCGGCTCACGACCCAGATCGCCGACGAGATCGAACGGACCCTCCAGCCGAAGGGAGTGCTGGTGGTCATCGAAGCGGAGCATCTCTGCATGTCGATGCGCGGGGTACGAAAGCCAGGGGCCACGACGGTCACCTCCGCGGTGCGGGGGCTGTTCCGCGACAACACGGCCACGCGATTCGAGGCCATGCGCTTCATCGAGCGGGGCTGA
- the folB gene encoding dihydroneopterin aldolase, whose protein sequence is MDISSNRGGRSGGRLPDTHPVPDRIEIRGLRALGVCGVLPEEQQRPQPLEVDLVIEADLAEAGTTDDLVDTIDYAVTIEAVERVVATERFRLLERLATRLAEVVLVDERISAVEVVVRKLRPPVAHHVDTTGVRIVRGR, encoded by the coding sequence ATGGACATCTCCTCGAACCGCGGCGGTCGCAGTGGCGGGCGGCTGCCCGACACTCACCCGGTGCCGGACCGGATCGAGATCCGCGGGTTGCGAGCCCTTGGCGTGTGCGGGGTGCTCCCGGAGGAGCAGCAGCGCCCGCAACCCCTGGAGGTCGACTTGGTCATCGAGGCCGATCTCGCGGAGGCTGGGACCACCGACGACCTCGTCGACACGATCGACTACGCGGTGACGATCGAAGCGGTCGAGCGCGTGGTGGCGACGGAGCGGTTCCGGCTCCTCGAGCGGCTCGCGACCCGTCTCGCGGAGGTGGTGTTGGTCGACGAGCGAATCTCGGCGGTCGAGGTGGTGGTTCGCAAGCTCCGGCCACCGGTCGCGCACCACGTCGACACCACCGGTGTGCGCATCGTGCGGGGCCGCTGA
- a CDS encoding Rossmann-like and DUF2520 domain-containing protein, translating to MPSLRVIGPGRAGGSLRAALVGVGWRDVGALGRSDDLSDAAQDVDLLVIATPDATVAQVAAEVRPSAGAAVCHLAGSLGLEVLAPHSRRAALHPLVAMPNAEVGAARLRSGAWFAIAGDPIVEQVVADLGGRSFRVADEHRSAYHAAAVIASNHLVALLGQAERVARLAGVPLEAYLDLVRITVENVAELGPAAALTGPAARGDWDTIHRHLAALPEDERETYEVMVRAVRRLVDDPGAGG from the coding sequence GTGCCCAGCCTCCGCGTCATTGGTCCGGGTCGAGCCGGGGGGAGCCTGCGCGCCGCGCTGGTCGGCGTGGGCTGGCGCGACGTTGGCGCGCTGGGTCGGTCCGACGATCTCTCGGATGCTGCACAGGACGTCGACCTGCTCGTGATCGCGACCCCGGACGCGACCGTGGCCCAGGTGGCCGCCGAGGTCCGGCCGAGTGCCGGCGCGGCCGTGTGCCACCTCGCGGGCTCGCTGGGTCTGGAGGTCCTCGCGCCCCATTCTCGCCGGGCGGCGCTGCACCCGCTGGTGGCGATGCCGAACGCCGAGGTCGGCGCGGCGCGGCTGCGTTCCGGGGCCTGGTTCGCGATCGCTGGCGACCCGATCGTCGAACAGGTCGTGGCCGATCTGGGCGGCCGTTCCTTCCGGGTGGCCGACGAGCACCGCAGCGCCTACCACGCGGCCGCGGTGATCGCGTCGAACCACCTCGTTGCGCTGCTCGGGCAGGCGGAGCGGGTGGCGCGGCTCGCGGGTGTACCGCTCGAGGCGTACCTCGACCTCGTTCGCATCACCGTCGAAAACGTGGCCGAGCTCGGCCCTGCAGCCGCCCTGACCGGCCCCGCGGCGCGAGGCGACTGGGACACCATCCACCGGCACCTGGCGGCGCTCCCCGAGGACGAGCGGGAGACCTACGAAGTGATGGTGAGAGCCGTGCGCCGACTGGTCGACGACCCCGGTGCCGGTGGCTGA